The Arachis ipaensis cultivar K30076 chromosome B07, Araip1.1, whole genome shotgun sequence genome includes a window with the following:
- the LOC107608979 gene encoding probable serine/threonine-protein kinase PBL23: MSFFACCTSQHRFHKKTLKKKIKSYHEGKPVPSIFANFSLKTDSSKRNFIEGEIEKLGRGNLTSQIFTYSELCFATRNFHPDYMIGEGGFGRVYKGFLKGTNQVVAVKQLNRNGFQGNREFIVEVLMLSLLHNPYLVNLVGYCADGDQRVLVYEYMVNGSLEDHLFDLPPDKKALDWSTRMKIAEGAARGLEYLHEVANPPVIYRDFKASNILLDEDFNPKLSDFGLAKLGPTGDKTHVSTRVMGTYGYCAPEYASTGQLTTKSDVYSFGVVLLEMITGRRVIDHMRPSGEQNLVTWAYPLLKDRRKFTLMADPLLEGRYPIRGLHQAIAIAAMCLQEDAELRPLISDVVTALNVLARKNVEWSDNNNNSNNSVERMILID, translated from the exons ATGAGCTTCTTTGCATGTTGCACATCACAACATAGGTTCCATAAGAAAACTTTGAAGAAGAAAATTAAGAGCTATCATGAAGGGAAACCTGTACCATCAATATTTGCCAATTTCTCTCTCAAAACTG ATAGTAGCAAGCGAAATTTCATCGAAGGCGAAATAGAAAAACTTGGAAGAGGAAATTTAACCTCTCAGATTTTTACTTATTCCGAGCTATGCTTCGCAACCCGGAACTTTCACCCTGACTACATGATTGGTGAAGGAGGCTTTGGAAGAGTATACAAAGGATTCCTTAAAGGAACTAATCAG GTTGTTGCTGTGAAGCAACTTAATAGGAATGGATTTCAAGGAAACAGAGAATTTATAGTAGAGGTTTTGATGTTAAGCCTCTTGCATAATCCTTACCTTGTTAATTTAGTAGGGTATTGTGCTGATGGTGATCAAAGAGTTCTTGTGTATGAGTACATGGTTAATGGTTCTTTAGAAGATCATCTTTTTG ATCTACCTCCAGACAAAAAGGCTTTGGATTGGAGCACAAGAATGAAAATTGCAGAAGGTGCTGCTAGAGGACTTGAATATTTACACGAAGTAGCAAATCCGCCGGTTATATATCGCGATTTCAAGGCATCAAACATACTTTTGGATGAGGATTTCAATCCAAAGTTATCAGATTTTGGACTAGCAAAACTTGGTCCGACCGGCGATAAAACTCATGTGTCAACAAGGGTGATGGGAACTTATGGTTATTGTGCTCCTGAGTATGCCTCCACAGGACAATTGACAACAAAATCTGATGTATATAGTTTTGGTGTTGTGCTTTTGGAGATGATCACAGGTAGAAGAGTCATTGATCATATGAGACCATCAGGGGAGCAAAACTTAGTTACTTGG GCATACCCACTACTCAAAGACAGAAGAAAGTTTACACTAATGGCTGATCCATTGCTAGAAGGGAGATACCCTATAAGGGGTCTGCACCAAGCAATAGCAATAGCAGCAATGTGTCTTCAGGAAGATGCTGAATTAAGGCCTTTGATTAGTGATGTAGTTACAGCTCTTAATGTATTAGCAAGGAAGAATGTAGAATGGAGtgataacaataataatagtaataattcaGTTGAGAGAATGATTTTAATAGATTAG
- the LOC107606529 gene encoding UPF0481 protein At3g47200-like, with the protein MENHVAKELEAMLKEAQPSFTTKSCCIYKVPHEIRQLNEDAYTPVLVSIGPLHHRNSRLVTMEGHKQVYCQHLVGKSEASLSDLVSCVQQLEPQIRACYSENIDLTADELVKVIFIDCCFIIELFLRSLAQKTEDDVILPKDWKEHRVRYDLILLENQVPLFVVEKIYNLTFASRLDSGRFPSFMWLAADIYFSYYNKQGVLTPASSSIAHFTDLLRYFHLPPSHRIPSRNLAPFVLGHSASELVEAGLKFQVNKSSHCILDLEFEHGILKIPHVIVHDRTEVWLRNIVALEQCHYPRHHYITDYVNFLAQLVNTNKDADVLIKARIIQSDISGNDTSVAKLFRDVDKNTILINHNANCVKICDDLNAFYEHPCRTKIATLRRDYFTTPWKTATSIAGIVLLLLTVIQTVCSVCSLHS; encoded by the coding sequence ATGGAGAATCATGTAGCTAAAGAGTTGGAAGCAATGCTGAAGGAGGCACAACCTTCGTTTACAACCAAAAGCTGCTGTATTTACAAGGTGCCCCATGAAATCCGTCAATTAAACGAAGATGCATACACCCCAGTACTTGTTTCTATTGGCCCTCTTCATCACCGGAATTCCAGACTGGTAACCATGGAAGGTCACAAACAGGTTTATTGCCAACACTTGGTTGGAAAATCGGAGGCAAGTTTGAGCGATTTGGTGAGTTGCGTGCAACAGTTGGAACCACAAATCCGTGCATGTTACTCTGAGAATATCGATCTGACAGCGGATGAGTTGGTGAAGGTGATATTCATAGACTGTTGTTTCATAATTGAGCTTTTCCTCAGAAGTTTGGCGCAGAAGACAGAGGATGATGTTATCCTCCCAAAAGATTGGAAGGAGCATCGAGTGAGATATGATTTGATATTACTTGAGAATCAGGTTCCTTTGTTTGTTGTTGAGAAAATATACAATCTAACTTTTGCTTCTCGCTTAGATAGTGGTCGATTCCCTTCATTTATGTGGCTTGCTGCTGACATATATTTTTCATATTACAACAAACAAGGAGTGTTAACACCGGCTAGTAGCAGTATAGCACACTTCACTGATCTGCTTAGATACTTCCACTTGCCACCATCTCATAGAATACCTTCAAGGAACCTTGCACCGTTTGTTCTTGGTCACAGTGCATCTGAGTTAGTTGAAGCAGGACTGAAGTTCCAAGTAAATAAATCAAGTCATTGCATACTTGACTTGGAATTTGAACATGGTATTCTTAAAATCCCACACGTTATAGTGCATGATAGGACTGAAGTTTGGTTGAGGAACATTGTGGCTTTGGAGCAGTGTCACTATCCTCGACATCACTACATCACTGACTACGTTAACTTCCTTGCTCAACTTGTCAACACAAACAAGGATGCGGATGTCCTCATCAAAGCTCGAATAATTCAGAGTGATATAAGTGGTAATGACACTTCAGTGGCTAAGTTATTCAGAGATGTTGATAAGAATACTATACTGATAAATCATAATGCCAATTGTGTCAAAATTTGTGATGATTTGAATGCTTTTTACGAACATCCCTGCCGCACTAAAATAGCAACTCTGAGACGCGATTATTTCACCACTCCATGGAAGACAGCAACTTCTATTGCTGGAATTGTATTGCTCCTTCTTACTGTTATTCAGACTGTATGTTCTGTATGTTCGCTTCATTCTTAA
- the LOC107609768 gene encoding protein FATTY ACID EXPORT 6, translating into MHDFCFTIPYGLILVGGGLFAFIRRGSLASLGGGVGSGLVLIFAGYLSLNAFNKRKNSYLALFIETITAVALTWVMGQRYMETSKIMPAGLVAGLSALMTLFYFFKLATGGNHLSAKAE; encoded by the exons atgcacGATTTCTGCTTCACGATTCCGTACGGTTTGATTCTGGTAGGCGGTGGACTCTTCGCTTTCATCAGGAGAGGAAGCCTGGCTTCTCTCGGCGGAGGCGTTGGCTCCGGCTTGGTTCTCATCTTCGCCGGTTATCTCAGTCTCAATGCCTTCAACAAGCGCAAGAACTCTTACCTCGCTTTGTTTATCGAAACAA TTACCGCAGTCGCACTAACATGGGTCATGGGACAGCGATACATGGAAACATCCAAGATTATGCCTGCTGGTCTTGTAGCAGGACTTAG TGCTCTTATGACCCTCTTTTATTTCTTCAAACTAGCAACTGGTGGCAACCATCTCTCTGCCAAGGCAGAGTGA
- the LOC107606530 gene encoding UPF0481 protein At3g47200-like translates to MENEDHVAIEFEAMLEKAQPLFSNKSCCIYKVPHDIRQTNEDAYTPMVVSVGPLHHQNPRVLNMESHKQVYCRHFIERSKASLTDLMSCVREFEPQIRVCYSEKIDLTVDEFVKLILVDCGFVIELFLRNYKWMTRDDVIFSKPWLKLRLTYDLLLLENQLPLFVFVKLYNLAFASPDGDDEFPSFMDLSCGYLTYFSTENININNVNDQIVHFTDLFRYFILQKRRPCERKHKDLVLGHSASELVEAGLKFQVVNKSSPIDILDLKFEHGVLTIPHIIVDDSTEVWLRNIVALEQCHYPHEHYIADYVNFLEQLVNSNRDADVLIKAGIIQSDVSGSDTSVAKLFRDVDKHIVVENYNVNYLQICDDLNAYYKHPCNTKMATLRRDYFPTPWKTAASIAGIILLLLSVIQTVCSILQVK, encoded by the coding sequence ATGGAAAATGAGGATCATGTAGCTATAGAGTTTGAAGCTATGCTGGAGAAGGCACAGCCTCTGTTTTCAAACAAAAGCTGCTGCATCTACAAGGTGCCCCACGATATCCGGCAAACCAATGAAGATGCATACACCCCCATGGTTGTTTCTGTTGGCCCTCTTCATCATCAAAATCCAAGGGTTTTAAATATGGAAAGCCACAAGCAGGTTTATTGCAGACATTTTATTGAAAGATCCAAGGCAAGTTTGACCGATTTGATGAGTTGTGTTAGAGAGTTCGAACCACAAATCCGTGTATGTTATTCTGAGAAGATCGATCTCACAGTAGATGAATTCGTGAAGTTGATATTGGTAGATTGTGGTTTCGTAATTGAGCTTTTCCTCAGAAATTATAAGTGGATGACAAGGGATGATGTTATCTTCTCAAAACCATGGCTGAAGCTTCGGCTAACCTATGATTTGTTGTTACTCGAGAATCAACTTCCTCTTTTTGTTTTCGTGAAGCTATACAATCTAGCTTTTGCTTCTCCTGATGGTGACGATGAATTCCCTTCGTTTATGGATCTTTCTTGCGGTTATTTGACTTATTTCTCAACTGAAAATATCAACATCAATAATGTCAACGACCAAATAGTGCACTTCACTGATTTGTTTAGATACTTTATTTTACAAAAACGACGACCTTGTGAAAGAAAACACAAAGATTTGGTTCTTGGTCACAGTGCATCTGAGTTAGTTGAAGCAGGACTGAAGTTCCAAGTAGTAAATAAATCAAGTCCTATTGACATACTAGACTTGAAATTTGAACATGGTGTTCTTACAATCCCGCATATTATTGTAGATGATTCCACTGAAGTTTGGTTGAGGAACATTGTGGCTTTGGAACAATGTCACTATCCTCATGAACACTACATCGCTGACTATGTTAACTTCCTCGAACAACTTGTCAACTCAAACAGGGATGCGGATGTTCTCATCAAAGCTGGAATAATTCAGAGTGATGTAAGTGGTAGTGACACTTCAGTGGCTAAGCTATTCAGAGATGTTGATAAACATATTGTAGTGGAAAATTATAATGTTAATTATCTCCAAATTTGTGATGATTTGAATGCTTATTACAAGCATCCTTGCAACACTAAAATGGCAACCCTGAGACGCGATTATTTCCCCACTCCATGGAAGACAGCAGCTTCCATTGCTGGAATTATATTGCTCCTTCTTTCTGTTATTCAGACCGTATGTTCTATTCTCCAAGTTAAATAA
- the LOC107606527 gene encoding UPF0481 protein At3g47200-like: MENDVAIAVEAMLKNAQPLFTTESCCIYKVPSQIRQSNEDAYTPKIVSIGPLHHGNSRLVTMEGHKQVYCQHFIQRSEVSLTDLVSCVQQLEPQIRACYSEKIDLTVDELVKVIFIDCCFVIELFLGHVWMRNDAIHSKSWMGTRVAQDLILLENQIPFFVFEKIYNLAFASRLNGGKLRSFMWIAVIMFPYHNKQGVLPPAGGNIAHFTDLVRYLYLPPSHRIPSRNPVPLVIGQSASELVEAGVKFTVNKPWHGIGILDLEFEHGILKIPDIVVDDSTEVWLRNIVALEQCHYPRHHYIADYVNFLTRLVNRDKDADVLIKAGIIRSTISGNDTSVAKLFKDVDKNFTVFNVNANYLEICDDLKAYCKHPCHTKMATLRRDYFTTPWKTATSIAGIVLLFLTFVQTICSILQV; this comes from the coding sequence ATGGAGAATGATGTAGCTATAGCGGTTGAAGCAATGCTGAAGAACGCACAACCTTTGTTTACAACCGAAAGTTGCTGCATCTACAAGGTGCCCAGTCAAATTCGCCAATCAAACGAAGATGCATACACTCCAAAGATTGTTTCTATTGGCCCTCTTCATCACGGGAATTCCAGGCTGGTAACTATGGAAGGGCACAAACAGGTTTACTGTCAACATTTCATTCAGAGATCGGAGGTAAGTTTAACCGACTTGGTGAGTTGCGTGCAACAGTTGGAACCTCAAATCCGTGCATGTTACTCTGAGAAGATCGATCTCACAGTGGATGAATTGGTGAAGGTGATATTCATAGACTGTTGTTTCGTAATTGAGCTTTTCCTCGGACATGTGTGGATGAGAAATGATGCTATCCATTCAAAATCGTGGATGGGTACTCGGGTAGCGCAAGATCTGATATTACTTGAGAATCAGATTCCTTTTTTTGTCTTTGAGAAGATATACAATCTAGCTTTTGCTTCTCGCTTAAACGGTGGTAAACTCCGTTCATTTATGTGGATTGCTGTTATTATGTTTCCATATCACAACAAACAAGGAGTGTTACCACCGGCAGGTGGCAATATAGCACACTTCACTGATCTGGTTAGATACTTGTACTTGCCACCATCTCATAGAATACCTTCAAGGAACCCTGTACCATTAGTTATTGGTCAGAGTGCATCTGAGTTAGTTGAAGCAGGAGTCAAGTTCACAGTAAATAAACCATGGCACGGCATTGGCATACTAGACTTGGAATTTGAACATGGTATTCTTAAAATCCCGGATATTGTAGTAGATGATTCCACTGAAGTTTGGTTGAGGAACATTGTGGCTTTGGAGCAGTGTCACTATCCTCGACATCACTACATCGCCGACTACGTTAACTTCCTTACTCGACTTGTCAACAGAGACAAGGATGCGGATGTCCTCATTAAAGCTGGAATAATTCGGAGTACGATAAGTGGTAACGATACTTCAGTGGCTAAGCTATTTAAGGATGTTGATAAAAATTTTACAGTGTTTAATGTCAATGCTAATTATCTCGAAATTTGTGATGATTTGAAAGCTTATTGCAAGCATCCTTGCCACACTAAAATGGCAACTCTCAGACGCGATTATTTTACCACTCCATGGAAGACAGCAACTTCCATCGCTGGAATTGTATTACTCTTTCTTACTTTTGTTCAGACTATATGTTCTATTCTCCAAGTTTAA
- the LOC107609316 gene encoding uncharacterized protein LOC107609316, producing MNIRAKQIIGWLGPLPKRRERQSSSTFTLFLLAMSMASSNKTLLLSTFFLLIIITAHQVSTLKYPFHPRDLLPLLPKQLSWPILNSLHSAVDLLPVFVGAASNTSSPDNSVEWKGACFYENKAWMVFHNNSQTQYGGGTLHLKVSEAHSWTCLDLYIFATPYRVTWDYYFLSREHTLEFSEWEGKAEYEYVKNHGVSIFLMKAGMLGTLEALWEVFPLFTNTGWGENSNINFLKKHMGASFEARPEPWVTNVTADDIHSGDFLAVSKIRGRWGAFESLEKWVSGAYAGHTAVCLRDSDGKLWIGESGHENEEGEDIIALIPWDEWWEFELNEDDSNPHIALLPLHPDVRAKFNETAAWEYARSMEGKPYGYHNMIFSWIDTLTGNYPPPIDANVVACVMTIWSQLQPAYAANMWNEALNKRLGTKGLDLSQVLVEVEKRGSSFEQLLTIPEQDDWVYSDGKSTSCIAFILEMYKAAGLFNPIASSVQVTEFTIKDAYILNFFENNSSRLPNWCNDGDTVKLPYCQIKGKYRMELPGYNSMEPYPHMNERCPSLPTKYYRPENC from the exons ATGAACATAAGAGCTAAGCAAATAATTGGATGGTTGGGTCCGTTACCAAAACGAAGAGAGAGGCAGAGCAGTTCCACGTTCACACTCTTCCTTCTTGCCATGTCCATGGCTTCCTCGAACAAAACGTTATTGCTCAGCACCTTCTTCCTTCTCATCATCATAACGGCTCACCAAGTTTCCACCTTGAAATACCCATTTCACCCTCGGGACCTTCTCCCTCTGCTCCCAAAGCAACTCTCTTGGCCGATCCTCAACTCTCTCCACAGTGCGGTCGACCTTCTTCCGGTCTTCGTCGGCGCCGCCTCTAACACCTCCTCACCGGATAACTCAGTCGAGTGGAAAGGTGCTTGCTTCTATGAGAACAAGGCTTGGATGGTGTTCCATAACAATAGTCAAACCCAGTATGGCGGTGGCACCCTTCACTTAAAG GTTAGCGAAGCTCATAGTTGGACATGCTTAGATCTTTATATATTTGCTACCCCGTATCGAGTAACATGGGATTATTATTTCCTTTCACGGGAGCATACACTCGAGTTCAGCGAGTGGGAAGGCAAAGCTGAGTATGAGTAT GTGAAAAACCATGGGGTATCAATTTTCCTTATGAAAGCTGGGATGTTGGGAACACTTGAAGCACTATGGGAGGTCTTTCCTTTATTTACAAATACTGGATGGGGTGAGAACTCCAATATCAACTTTTTAAAGAAGCATATGGGAGCTTCTTTCGAAGCACGTCCTGAGCCGTGGGTTACAAATGTCACCGCTGACGATATCCACTCTGGTGATTTCCTTGCTGTTTCAAAGATCCGAGGTCGTTGGGGTGCTTTTGAGTCTCTAGAGAAGTGGGTTAGTGGAGCGTATGCTGGACACACTGCCGTTTGCTTAAGGGATTCCGATGGAAAGCTTTGGATTGGGGAGTCAGGACATGAAAATGAAGAG GGAGAAGATATAATTGCTTTGATTCCATGGGATGAGTGGTGGGAATTTGAGCTGAATGAAGATGACTCCAATCCCCATATTGCACTTCTTCCTTTGCATCCTGATGTTCGTGCCAAATTTAATGAGACTGCTGCCTGGGAGTATGCAAGAAGCATGGAAGGAAAGCCATATGGTTACCACAACATGATCTTCAGTTGGATAGACACTTTAACCGGAAACTATCCACCTCCTATAGATGCTAATGTG GTTGCTTGTGTTATGACAATTTGGAGTCAACTACAACCTGCATATGCTGCAAATATGTGGAATGAAGCTTTGAACAAACGATTAGGCACTAAG GGACTTGATCTTTCACAAGTTTTGGTCGAAGTTGAAAAGCGTGGATCATCTTTTGAACAATTGCTGACAATTCCGGAGCAGGATGACTGGGTCTACAGTGATGGGAAGTCAACTTCTTGCATTGCTTTTATACTTGAGATGTACAAAGCGGCTGGATTGTTCAACCCAATTGCTAGTTCTGTTCAAGTGACAGAGTTTACA ATAAAAGATGCATACATTCTGAATTTTTTCGAGAACAACTCTAGTCGATTGCCGAATTGGTGCAATGATGGAGACACTGTGAAGCTTCCATATTGTCAGATCAAAGGAAAGTACCGAATGGAACTTCCGGGATACAACAGCATGGAACCGTATCCTCATATGAATGAAAGGTGCCCATCTCTTCCCACAAAGTACTACAGACCTGAAAACTGCTAG
- the LOC107609841 gene encoding taxadiene 5-alpha hydroxylase-like, whose protein sequence is MSVLLATLLLLIPVLLLLIRRRKPSKRVPPGSLGIPIIGQSLGLLRAMRSNNAEKWIEQRIRKYGPVSKLNLFGTPAVLIYGQAANKFIFSNNGGTIANQQTQSVKMILGDRNILELNGEDHKRVRSALMSFLKPESLKLYVQKIDGEVRRHLEMHWKGKQNVKVLPLMKTLTFNIICSLLFGLEPGKQRDQFLVSFHTMIKGMWSIPINLPFTRYNRSLRASARIQKMLKQIVDRKRVELERNQASTHQDLITCLIGIQSAGDEQVITEKEIIHNSMLVMVAGYDTSSVLITFLIRLLANEPAIFAAVLQEQEEIAKSKQSREPLTWEDLAKMKYTWRVALETLRMFPPIFGSFRKAVTDIEYDGYIIPKGWQIFWVTAMTQMDNSIFPEPTKFDPSRFEDQLSIPPYCFIAFGGGSRICPGYELARIETLVSIHYLVTSFSWKLCADDNFSRDPMPVPTQGLPIEIWPRKNLP, encoded by the exons ATGAGTGTTCTCCTTGCTACTCTCCTCTTACTAATCCCAGTTCTTCTTCTTTTGATCAGAAGAAGAAAGCCATCCAAAAGGGTCCCACCTGGTTCACTTGGAATACCAATCATTGGTCAAAGCCTTGGCCTTCTTAGAGCTATGCGTTCAAACAATGCAGAGAAATGGATTGAACAGAGGATCAGAAAGTATGGTCCTGTTTCTAAGCTAAACTTGTTTGGAACACCAGCTGTTTTGATTTATGGACAGGCTGCAAACAAGTTCATATTCTCTAACAATGGAGGCACAATTGCTAACCAGCAAACACAGTCCGTTAAGATGATCTTGGGAGATCGGAACATACTTGAACTTAATGGCGAAGATCATAAGCGAGTCAGAAGCGCGCTCATGTCGTTCCTCAAGCCAGAATCCTTGAAGCTGTATGTGCAGAAGATTGATGGAGAAGTTAGGAGGCACCTTGAGATGCATTGGAAGGGAAAACAGAATGTTAAG GTGTTACCTCTGATGAAGACACTCACATTCAACATAATTTGCTCTCTTTTGTTTGGTCTTGAGCCTGGAAAGCAGAGAGATCAGTTCCTAGTTTCTTTCCATACAATGATCAAAGGAATGTGGTCAATTCCTATTAACTTGCCGTTCACACGCTACAATCGCAGCCTCAGAGCAAGTGCAAGGATCCAGAAGATGTTGAAGCAGATTGTGGACAGAAAAAGGGTTGAACTTGAGCGAAATCAAGCCTCTACTCACCAAGATTTGATCACTTGCTTAATTGGCATACAAAGTGCTGGTGATGAACAGGTTATCACTGAGAAGGAGATCATTCATAATAGCATGCTTGTCATGGTTGCTGGATATGACACTTCATCTGTTCTAATCACTTTCCTTATCAGACTCTTAGCTAATGAACCTGCAATTTTTGCAGCAGTTCTTCAAG AACAAGAAGAGATAGCAAAAAGCAAGCAATCAAGAGAGCCTCTAACTTGGGAAGACCTTGCAAAGATGAAGTACACATGGAGAGTAGCATTGGAAACTCTTAGGATGTTTCCTCCCATCTTTGGTAGCTTCAGAAAGGCAGTGACAGATATTGAATATGATGGATACATTATTCCCAAAGGGTGGCAA ATCTTCTGGGTTACAGCAATGACTCAAATGGACAATAGCATATTCCCAGAGCCAACAAAGTTTGATCCAAGTAGATTTGAAGACCAATTGTCTATTCCTCCATACTGCTTCATTGCATTTGGTGGGGGATCAAGAATATGTCCAGGATATGAGTTGGCCAGGATTGAAACTCTTGTTTCAATCCATTATCTTGTGACAAGCTTCAGTTGGAAATTATGTGCAGACGATAACTTCAGTAGAGATCCAATGCCAGTTCCAACTCAAGGGCTTCCAATTGAGATTTGGCCAAGGAAAAATCTTCCTTAA